The following proteins are co-located in the Flammeovirga kamogawensis genome:
- a CDS encoding M16 family metallopeptidase, producing the protein MDTKFQIHRLSNGIRIIHKQIKSTKLAHCGVAINVGSRDETLAQQGIAHFWEHMAFKGTNKRKTYHILNSIDSVGGELNAYTSKEKIHFYSSTLVQHFEKSVDVLSDLTFNSNFPVKEIEKERSVILEEMALYRDDPADSIGDEFDELIFPNHPLGRNILGTIESVNSFKQQDFFDFIDQNVDTHQVVISSISNLPFDKVVSIVEKYFGGVKEAKKDRSREIFTGYKPTFVEKTKPITQSHVMLGAESYRLHHKKRMPFFLLTNLLGGPAMNSRLNLGIREKYGYVYDISAGSSAYLDSGQFSIYFATEEKKLNKCLKLVHKELTSLRDKKLGIQQLRSAKQQIMGQIAMSGESNLSIMLGMGKGLLDKEKFESLEEIFQQIQAITSEDLIEVANEMFAEDRLTTLIYHPESKK; encoded by the coding sequence ATGGATACAAAGTTTCAGATACACCGTTTAAGTAACGGTATCAGAATTATACATAAACAAATTAAGTCAACAAAGTTAGCCCATTGTGGAGTAGCAATTAATGTTGGTAGTAGAGACGAAACGCTAGCTCAGCAAGGCATTGCTCATTTCTGGGAGCATATGGCTTTTAAAGGAACAAACAAGAGAAAAACGTATCATATATTAAATAGTATAGACTCTGTTGGGGGTGAACTAAATGCTTACACCTCTAAAGAGAAGATTCATTTTTATTCTTCTACTTTAGTTCAACATTTCGAGAAATCTGTAGATGTCTTATCAGACTTAACGTTTAACTCCAATTTCCCTGTAAAAGAAATTGAAAAAGAACGTTCTGTCATTTTAGAAGAGATGGCTTTATATAGAGATGACCCTGCAGATTCTATTGGAGATGAATTTGATGAGTTGATTTTCCCTAACCATCCTTTAGGAAGAAACATATTAGGTACTATTGAAAGTGTAAACAGCTTTAAGCAACAAGATTTCTTTGATTTTATAGATCAGAATGTTGATACACATCAAGTAGTAATATCTTCAATATCAAACCTTCCTTTTGATAAGGTTGTAAGTATTGTAGAAAAATATTTTGGAGGTGTAAAAGAAGCAAAGAAAGATAGATCAAGAGAAATATTTACAGGGTATAAACCTACTTTTGTAGAAAAGACTAAACCAATAACACAATCACATGTTATGCTAGGAGCAGAATCTTACCGTCTACATCATAAAAAAAGAATGCCATTCTTCTTATTGACGAATCTTTTAGGAGGTCCTGCAATGAATTCGAGATTAAATTTAGGCATCCGAGAAAAGTACGGTTATGTATATGATATTTCAGCGGGTTCATCAGCATATCTAGATAGTGGTCAGTTTAGCATATACTTTGCTACAGAAGAGAAGAAGCTAAATAAATGCCTGAAATTAGTACATAAAGAATTAACCTCTTTAAGAGATAAAAAATTAGGTATTCAGCAATTGAGATCTGCAAAACAGCAGATAATGGGGCAAATTGCAATGTCTGGTGAAAGTAACCTATCTATTATGTTAGGTATGGGTAAAGGACTTCTGGACAAAGAGAAATTTGAATCTTTAGAAGAAATTTTCCAACAAATTCAGGCAATTACATCAGAAGATTTAATTGAAGTAGCGAACGAAATGTTTGCAGAAGACAGATTGACTACTTTAATTTATCACCCAGAATCTAAAAAGTAA